The Sciurus carolinensis chromosome 18, mSciCar1.2, whole genome shotgun sequence genome contains a region encoding:
- the Mapk3 gene encoding mitogen-activated protein kinase 3 encodes MAAAAAAQGGGGGEPRGADGVGPGVPGEVEIVKGQPFDVGPRYTQLQYIGEGAYGMVSSAYDHVRKTRVAIKKISPFEHQTYCQRTLREIQILLRFRHENVIGIRDILRAPTLEAMRDVYIVQDLMETDLYKLLKSQQLSNDHICYFLYQILRGLKYIHSANVLHRDLKPSNLLINTTCDLKICDFGLARIADPEHDHTGFLTEYVATRWYRAPEIMLNSKGYTKSIDIWSVGCILAEMLSNRPIFPGKHYLDQLNHILGILGSPSQEDLNCIINMKARNYLQSLPSKTKVAWAKLFPKSDSKALDLLDRMLTFNPNKRITVEEALAHPYLEQYYDPTDEPVAEEPFTFDMELDDLPKERLKELIFQETARFQPGAPEAP; translated from the exons atggcggcggcggcggcggctcaggggggcgggggcggggagccCCGGGGAGCCGATGGGGTCGGCCCGGGGGTCCCGGGGGAAGTGGAGATAGTGAAGGGGCAGCCGTTCGACGTGGGCCCGCGCTACACGCAGCTGCAGTACATCGGCGAGGGCGCGTACGGCATGGTCAG CTCGGCTTATGACCACGTGCGCAAGACTCGAGTGGCCATCAAGAAGATCAGCCCCTTCGAGCATCAGACCTACTGCCAGCGTACACTACGAGAGATCCAGATATTGCTGCGTTTCCGCCATGAGAATGTCATAGGCATCCGAGACATTCTTCGGGCACCTACACTGGAAGCCATGAGGGATGT CTACATTGTGCAGGACCTGATGGAGACAGACCTGTACAAGTTGCTCAAAAGCCAGCAGCTGAGCAACGACCATATCTGCTACTTCCTCTACCAGATCCTGAGGGGCCTCAAGTATATTCACTCGGCCAATGTGCTCCACCGGGATCTAAAGCCCTCCAACCTGCTTATCAACACCACCTGCGACCTTAAG ATCTGCGATTTCGGCCTGGCCAGGATCGCTGATCCTGAACATGACCACACTGGCTTTCTGACAGAGTACGTGGCTACACGCTGGTACCGGGCTCCAGAGATCATGCTTAACTCCAAG GGCTACACCAAGTCCATCGACATCTGGTCTGTGGGCTGCATTCTGGCTGAGATGCTCTCCAACCGGCCCATCTTTCCTGGCAAGCACTACCTGGACCAGCTCAACCACATTCTGG GTATCCTGGGCTCCCCTTCTCAAGAGGACCTGAATTGTATTATCAACATGAAGGCCCGAAACTACCTACAGTCTCTGCCCTCCAAGACCAAGGTGGCCTGGGCCAAGCTCTTTCCCAAGTCGGACTCAAAAG CTCTTGACCTGCTGGACCGGATGTTAACCTTCAACCCCAATAAACGGATCACAGTGGAGGAAGCACTGGCTCACCCCTACCTGGAACAGTACTATGACCCCACAGATGAG CCGGTGGCCGAGGAACCCTTCACTTTCGACATGGAGCTGGATGATCTACCCAAGGAGAGGCTGAAAGAGCTCATCTTCCAGGAGACAGCCCGCTTCCAGCCAGGGGCACCAGAGGCCCCATAA